One window of Paenibacillus albicereus genomic DNA carries:
- a CDS encoding chitobiase/beta-hexosaminidase C-terminal domain-containing protein, whose amino-acid sequence MKATRRNRTWKVAALGAVLLAGAAGGTALMVGAGAQTWDGSADTSWFDATYTTFKIDTPAKLAGVAKLVNGEDGVDGLKGKILEVDRSLDLSAYDWLPIGTESHPFKGTLIAKDGAVLGISGMRVPAAIPYQGLVGNMDGGTVGGFRFEADGQIDVTVAGNVYAGSAVGKMTGYSIVYDIENEIAIEAESGSGFAYAGGIVGSGSGQVSNALNEAPVTVTGSTYAGGLVGHVSEGGLTLKKAANDGAVSASGGAQSELYAGGLTGLTAGSLDMQGESTPIRNGGAVTVTGGRLAHAGGLAGQYGSSVTFSADTANSGEVRVTAPDAQESYAGGLAGSIGGVLPDASVSLRQTAAIHHAGGERVYSGTIAGFVGPALTWAKGFEQAIPIRAEGKDVYIGGLFGYAAQGVSLTDEKPAAYVSTAAVEARGTGAVYAGGIVGYSGGGLIRHASFKSGLTAGTDGESAVYAGGIAGYLAAGAEISASAAGGTAAQPLAIVAEGELGGIAGHSDGMISNSSAAWLTLRAQRSGSAAGGIAGSASGMISDSRAGDPSASDSASIRFETEIASPAGGRDDFAAGGLIGRGIGELTVVGSRVDRVSAALPAGMTGVAFGGAAGRIDGKAVLGTSAQPVRVSAVSLEAQAADAALGGGIGLQGGTAQASLLVSGFEVDSSGARARIGGIAGENAGSLSGGAAEAVVIRSTGADARLGGAAGLSSGSILGASARSVELAAGGTGAEAGGLVGRLEGTADSRAALTDSKLEGGEQPTAAATAAGARIGGIAGYAVHADLIRPAALAEAPNYVALTASAADIEAGGVAGRAESSRIEGDLQRVNVQNLLLTASADASQAKVGGIAGSSVETTLRGLVGSGASLLLSGPDTMAGGLVGTLKGGEPAAIVDTVFTGMQLKVNASAAGSLAGGMAARIEARASDPAAAPASSAGVIANSRVSGSVQALAPGMTVGGLVGENASLIANVSVTDKLPVSSKGANAVVGGFVGRNAATGTLYYTYTNANLTIEGQGTLAGGLVGDNAGSILSSYTDLDLTSKAFGTASQPVFLGGLSGRSSGTVEQSYAASKVTASGAYAQAGGLLGELAGGSVKNAYSAKSVTATGSGSYAGGFAGRIASGRISTSYSAAEVTASGTALAGGFAGRYDNTSKELLYKSYYIKDEKLNLNKDLPDFADGEYRWLSVLGRLSTILSSTLADRSEFPALSGWDFASAWKYGSLGAQYQYPEANRAASSGGGDGGTGGSVNANLNWYLRDKDATLFQIGTEAELAGLAGIVNGTLVGVEPFSFEGRTIEIKGPIHVQSAQWSPIGVSETLAFQGDLIGGGHLIDGYAVSGEVPNGGLFGVIGAKASATGLALEPKEVRGSAYAGALAGLNYGRIADIRLKLPEGAAVSGAVAGGIVGRNEGEADGLRAELAGGRIESAAAGGAAGGIAGENVSAIAAGSWSFAASGEAASRISASGDGASAGGLAGRQSGSSSELKADLKRLVVEASGAGSFAGGLFGRYADGAASELAVAFGEGSGVRAAAGDAAAGGLIGRSEAGNRLSGLHADADPSALGVTGGGSVGGLIGEKEGRGIAEWDVEGAAVQGLAVTAPAGSLQPAVGGLIGRADAVAMHGVRAALASLDARGEAVYAGGIVGRAAETTIQDAQASGPISAALDAGSAGKLAAGGIAGELSASDRDAELRFGGFYPLYRGLYQASYEGKLALTAAGGKSALQAGGLVGALQGASIYESKSRAGIAAGSAGELDAGGIAGFSSGILVHAEAFGGIDASGSGVYRVGGLVGRALDGEIHYSFAAAEDGARIAVGTAQTIGESLPAAYVGGAIGQGDRLAVTRSSASTPVDVTDANIDTTLYAGGFAGQLGENGAGSGSIRYAYADGAVTAAGKRGSYAGGFAGSINRFAVEDSYAAGPVANTGQDTRTGGFAAAVERSGSALRSHALQERVSTTGLTGTTRSYTGGFAGYNDGRIEQAYASAMELNVSAKGTDTYKGALVGYNFRDGRIASSAYSGSGAAVGRNAGAAASASAVEARDPRTSGSWSATYDPSILRLVAGEEIAIGSRAQLDGYVRLSNDTGAAYFKLFDRSATASPLGSGDKLRLAADIDLSAFAWTPLQQFDGELAGDGHRLIGLRADGGSGDAALVLVNRGLLSDIKLAGASVKAGRHAGLLAAVNAAGGEIRGAAADGTVSGRASAGLIAGVNRGLIAESGSAGLARSEASAGGLVGTNAEGGAIERSYSSANAAASGSEAAAGGAAGRNDGRIADTLASGRTTADGAERAWAGGIAGHSAGAIERAVAGGEAVASIGGALVPARSYFGGIAGQLADGGSIAGASFAKPMVKRGVAYYDAAGSIRTEGGLDGATLTSGALPSGLSGSVWRAAAGFYPAPSDSGLARLAAAAVMPADGDTINRLTAGFGLSRADGLLWSADASLVRLQDGSGRMLAGGSAELKAELGGFSRSLVLNAPELRWPEAAAAPRVVSGDREFKEQVEIVLSAEPGATIRYTLDGSEPSERSAVYSSPIGLKQTTTLKAIAVVLGKEHSPAMSGEWKLLPPPSPSPTPSPSGGGGFFFPAMPSPSPTPEPPPAVASNIGKPALGGEQPSAVRAPRGSILRLTAPEGKWIRYTTDGSDPTESSPRFTGELVLQRSMTVKVLVEGDKRVVTYTFDVGAALYSLRKDAPTVRYASGYDDGTFKPDAAMSRYELIEALAPLLDREEGELYNAFPDKSGRSEPLVAFFASAGIVGGYPDGTFGGDRGLTRAEFAVIAARALKLDVDGDGMPKQKDARKHWAAGFIAALSDAGLIQGFPDGSFRPNSPLTRAQAVTLLNRMAGTIQGSPAEPRYADLPPSHWAYAAVMAAARD is encoded by the coding sequence ATGAAGGCAACAAGACGAAATCGGACCTGGAAGGTGGCGGCGCTCGGCGCCGTCCTCCTCGCCGGGGCGGCCGGCGGAACGGCGCTTATGGTCGGGGCGGGAGCTCAGACCTGGGATGGCTCGGCGGACACGAGCTGGTTCGACGCGACCTATACGACGTTCAAGATCGACACGCCGGCCAAGCTGGCGGGCGTCGCCAAGCTCGTCAACGGCGAGGACGGCGTGGACGGCCTGAAGGGCAAGATTCTGGAAGTCGACCGCAGCCTGGACCTGTCGGCTTACGACTGGCTGCCGATCGGCACGGAATCGCATCCGTTCAAGGGCACGCTGATCGCGAAGGACGGAGCGGTGCTGGGCATCTCCGGCATGCGCGTGCCGGCCGCGATTCCTTATCAAGGACTGGTCGGCAACATGGACGGCGGCACGGTCGGCGGCTTCCGCTTCGAGGCGGACGGTCAGATCGACGTCACCGTGGCGGGCAACGTCTACGCCGGCTCGGCCGTCGGCAAGATGACCGGCTACAGCATCGTCTATGACATCGAGAACGAGATCGCGATCGAGGCCGAGAGCGGCTCCGGCTTCGCCTATGCGGGCGGCATCGTCGGCTCGGGCTCGGGTCAGGTGTCCAATGCGCTCAACGAGGCGCCTGTCACCGTGACGGGCTCCACCTACGCCGGCGGACTGGTCGGACATGTGTCGGAGGGCGGCTTGACGCTCAAAAAGGCGGCCAATGACGGGGCGGTCTCCGCGAGCGGCGGCGCCCAGAGCGAGCTGTACGCCGGCGGCCTGACCGGCCTGACGGCCGGTTCGCTCGACATGCAGGGCGAGAGCACGCCGATCCGCAACGGCGGCGCCGTCACGGTCACGGGAGGCCGGCTCGCGCATGCGGGCGGCCTCGCCGGACAGTACGGCTCGTCCGTGACGTTCTCGGCCGATACGGCCAACAGCGGGGAAGTGCGCGTGACCGCGCCGGATGCGCAAGAGAGCTATGCCGGCGGGCTGGCGGGCTCGATCGGCGGCGTCCTGCCGGACGCATCCGTCTCGCTGCGCCAGACGGCCGCTATCCATCATGCGGGCGGAGAGCGTGTTTACTCCGGCACGATCGCCGGCTTCGTCGGTCCTGCGCTCACTTGGGCCAAAGGGTTCGAGCAGGCGATTCCGATCCGCGCCGAGGGCAAGGACGTCTACATTGGAGGCCTGTTCGGCTATGCGGCGCAAGGCGTCAGCCTGACCGACGAGAAGCCGGCTGCGTATGTCTCGACGGCAGCCGTCGAGGCGCGCGGAACGGGCGCCGTATACGCCGGCGGCATCGTCGGCTACAGCGGCGGCGGCCTGATCCGCCATGCGTCGTTCAAGAGCGGCCTGACGGCCGGCACCGACGGCGAGAGCGCGGTCTATGCCGGCGGCATCGCCGGCTATCTGGCGGCGGGAGCCGAGATCAGCGCCTCCGCAGCTGGCGGAACCGCAGCGCAGCCGCTCGCGATCGTCGCCGAAGGCGAGCTGGGCGGCATCGCCGGCCATTCCGACGGCATGATTTCCAATTCATCGGCGGCTTGGCTGACGCTGCGGGCGCAGCGCTCCGGCAGCGCGGCCGGCGGCATCGCCGGCTCCGCCTCGGGCATGATTTCCGACTCCCGAGCCGGCGATCCGTCTGCGTCCGATTCGGCGAGCATCCGTTTCGAGACCGAGATCGCCTCGCCTGCGGGCGGACGCGACGACTTCGCGGCCGGCGGCCTGATCGGACGCGGCATCGGCGAGCTGACGGTGGTCGGCAGCCGGGTCGACCGGGTATCCGCCGCTTTGCCTGCCGGCATGACGGGAGTCGCGTTCGGCGGCGCGGCGGGCCGGATCGACGGTAAGGCCGTGCTCGGCACGTCCGCGCAGCCGGTGCGCGTGAGCGCGGTCTCGCTGGAGGCTCAAGCTGCTGACGCCGCGCTTGGCGGCGGCATCGGCCTGCAGGGCGGCACGGCGCAGGCGAGCCTGCTCGTGTCCGGCTTCGAGGTCGACTCGTCCGGAGCCCGGGCCCGCATCGGCGGCATCGCCGGCGAGAACGCCGGCAGCCTGAGCGGCGGAGCGGCCGAGGCGGTCGTCATCCGCTCGACCGGCGCGGACGCGCGGCTCGGCGGAGCCGCAGGCCTCAGCAGCGGCTCGATCCTCGGGGCCTCGGCGCGGAGCGTCGAGCTCGCCGCAGGCGGCACCGGCGCGGAAGCGGGCGGACTCGTCGGACGGCTGGAAGGCACGGCAGACAGCCGCGCCGCGCTGACCGACTCCAAGCTCGAAGGCGGAGAGCAGCCGACGGCAGCGGCGACGGCGGCGGGCGCGCGCATCGGCGGCATCGCCGGCTACGCGGTCCATGCCGATCTCATCCGTCCGGCGGCGCTCGCGGAAGCACCGAACTATGTGGCGTTAACCGCGAGCGCCGCGGACATCGAGGCCGGCGGCGTGGCCGGCCGCGCGGAGAGCAGCCGGATCGAGGGCGACCTGCAGCGGGTGAACGTGCAGAACCTGCTCTTGACCGCCTCGGCGGACGCTTCGCAAGCGAAGGTCGGCGGCATCGCCGGCAGCAGCGTCGAGACGACGCTGCGCGGCCTCGTCGGCAGCGGCGCGAGCCTGCTGCTGAGCGGTCCGGATACGATGGCGGGCGGCCTCGTTGGTACGCTCAAGGGCGGCGAGCCGGCGGCGATCGTCGATACCGTATTCACCGGCATGCAGCTGAAGGTCAACGCCTCCGCAGCCGGCAGCCTTGCCGGCGGCATGGCGGCGCGGATCGAGGCGCGCGCGAGCGATCCGGCGGCCGCACCGGCCAGCTCGGCCGGCGTCATCGCCAACAGCCGCGTGTCCGGCTCCGTGCAGGCGCTCGCGCCGGGCATGACGGTCGGCGGCCTCGTCGGGGAGAACGCGAGCCTGATCGCCAACGTCAGCGTGACGGACAAGCTGCCGGTCTCCTCCAAAGGCGCGAACGCCGTCGTCGGCGGCTTTGTCGGCCGCAACGCGGCGACGGGCACGCTCTACTACACGTACACGAACGCCAATCTGACGATCGAGGGCCAGGGAACGCTGGCCGGAGGCCTCGTCGGCGACAACGCCGGCAGCATCCTCTCTTCCTATACGGACCTTGATCTGACGAGCAAAGCCTTCGGCACGGCCAGCCAGCCGGTGTTCCTCGGCGGCCTGTCCGGCCGCAGCAGCGGCACGGTCGAGCAGTCCTACGCCGCCTCCAAGGTGACGGCTTCCGGCGCTTACGCGCAGGCCGGCGGCCTGCTTGGCGAGCTCGCGGGAGGCTCAGTCAAGAATGCCTACAGCGCCAAGAGCGTAACGGCGACGGGCAGCGGCTCGTACGCCGGCGGCTTCGCCGGGCGAATCGCTTCCGGCCGCATCTCGACGAGCTATTCCGCCGCCGAGGTGACGGCGAGCGGGACGGCGCTGGCCGGCGGCTTCGCCGGCCGCTACGACAATACGAGCAAGGAGCTGCTGTACAAGAGCTACTACATCAAGGACGAGAAGCTCAACCTGAACAAGGACCTGCCCGACTTCGCGGACGGCGAGTACCGCTGGCTGAGCGTGCTCGGACGGCTGAGCACGATCCTGTCGTCGACCCTTGCCGACCGCAGCGAGTTTCCGGCGCTGTCGGGCTGGGATTTCGCAAGCGCCTGGAAATACGGCTCTCTGGGAGCCCAATACCAGTATCCGGAAGCGAACCGCGCGGCAAGCAGCGGCGGCGGGGACGGCGGCACGGGCGGCAGCGTCAACGCCAACCTGAACTGGTACTTGCGCGACAAGGACGCGACGCTGTTCCAGATCGGCACGGAAGCCGAGCTGGCGGGACTGGCAGGCATCGTCAACGGCACGCTGGTCGGCGTCGAGCCGTTCAGCTTCGAGGGCCGGACGATCGAGATCAAAGGACCGATCCACGTGCAGTCCGCCCAGTGGAGCCCGATCGGCGTCAGCGAGACGCTGGCGTTCCAGGGCGACCTGATCGGCGGCGGCCATCTGATCGACGGCTACGCCGTCAGCGGCGAGGTACCGAACGGAGGGCTGTTCGGCGTCATCGGCGCGAAAGCTTCGGCAACCGGCCTTGCGCTGGAGCCGAAGGAAGTCCGGGGCTCGGCCTATGCGGGCGCGCTGGCCGGCCTCAATTACGGCCGCATCGCGGACATCCGGCTCAAGCTGCCAGAGGGAGCGGCCGTCTCGGGCGCCGTCGCCGGCGGCATCGTCGGCCGCAACGAGGGCGAGGCGGACGGCCTGCGGGCCGAGCTCGCCGGCGGCCGGATCGAGAGCGCGGCGGCGGGCGGAGCGGCTGGCGGCATCGCCGGCGAGAATGTCTCCGCGATCGCGGCCGGCAGCTGGAGCTTCGCCGCTTCGGGCGAAGCGGCGAGCCGCATCTCCGCGAGCGGCGACGGCGCTTCGGCGGGCGGCCTGGCGGGACGCCAGAGCGGCAGCTCCTCGGAGCTGAAGGCGGATTTGAAGCGGCTCGTCGTCGAGGCTTCCGGAGCCGGCTCGTTCGCGGGCGGCCTGTTCGGACGCTATGCGGACGGAGCGGCGTCGGAGCTGGCGGTCGCCTTCGGGGAAGGCAGCGGCGTGCGCGCCGCTGCCGGCGATGCGGCGGCCGGCGGCCTGATCGGCCGTTCGGAAGCCGGCAACCGCTTGAGCGGCCTCCATGCCGATGCGGATCCATCCGCTCTCGGCGTAACTGGCGGCGGCTCCGTCGGCGGGCTGATCGGCGAGAAAGAGGGCCGAGGCATCGCCGAGTGGGACGTGGAAGGCGCGGCGGTCCAAGGGCTGGCCGTGACCGCTCCGGCCGGCTCGCTCCAACCGGCGGTGGGCGGCTTGATCGGCCGCGCGGACGCCGTCGCGATGCATGGCGTGCGCGCCGCCCTCGCGTCGCTCGACGCGCGCGGGGAAGCCGTCTATGCCGGCGGCATCGTCGGCCGCGCGGCGGAGACGACGATCCAGGACGCGCAGGCGTCCGGACCGATCTCCGCCGCGCTGGACGCAGGTTCGGCCGGCAAGCTGGCCGCTGGCGGCATCGCCGGCGAGCTGAGCGCGTCGGACCGCGACGCGGAGCTCCGCTTCGGCGGCTTCTACCCGCTTTATCGCGGCCTGTATCAAGCGAGCTATGAAGGCAAGCTGGCGCTGACAGCCGCCGGCGGCAAGTCCGCGCTGCAAGCGGGCGGCCTCGTCGGCGCGCTGCAAGGCGCTTCCATCTATGAATCGAAGAGCCGCGCCGGCATCGCCGCCGGCTCGGCGGGCGAGCTGGACGCAGGCGGCATCGCCGGCTTCAGCAGCGGCATCCTCGTTCATGCCGAGGCGTTCGGAGGCATCGACGCCTCCGGCAGCGGCGTCTACCGCGTCGGCGGCCTCGTCGGCCGGGCGCTGGACGGCGAGATCCATTACAGCTTCGCCGCAGCCGAGGACGGAGCGCGCATCGCCGTCGGCACGGCGCAGACGATCGGTGAGAGTCTGCCGGCGGCTTACGTCGGCGGCGCGATCGGCCAAGGCGATCGCCTGGCCGTCACCCGCAGCTCCGCGTCGACCCCGGTCGACGTGACGGACGCCAACATCGACACGACGCTGTATGCCGGCGGCTTCGCCGGCCAGCTCGGCGAGAACGGCGCCGGCAGCGGCTCGATCCGCTACGCCTACGCGGACGGCGCGGTGACGGCTGCCGGCAAGCGCGGCTCCTACGCGGGCGGCTTCGCCGGCTCCATCAACCGCTTCGCGGTCGAGGACAGCTACGCGGCCGGTCCGGTAGCCAATACGGGCCAGGATACGCGCACGGGCGGCTTCGCGGCCGCCGTCGAGCGCAGCGGCAGCGCGCTCCGCTCCCATGCGCTTCAGGAACGAGTCTCCACGACCGGCCTGACCGGCACGACCCGCTCGTACACCGGCGGCTTCGCCGGCTACAATGACGGCCGGATTGAGCAGGCGTACGCGTCCGCGATGGAGCTGAATGTCAGCGCCAAGGGCACGGACACGTACAAAGGCGCGCTGGTCGGCTACAACTTCCGCGACGGCCGCATCGCCTCGTCCGCGTACAGCGGCAGCGGCGCCGCCGTCGGCCGCAACGCAGGCGCGGCTGCTTCGGCCTCGGCGGTCGAGGCTCGCGATCCGCGGACGTCGGGCAGCTGGTCGGCCACGTACGATCCGTCGATCCTGCGGCTTGTCGCAGGCGAAGAGATCGCCATCGGCAGCCGCGCGCAGCTCGATGGATACGTCCGGCTGAGCAATGACACCGGCGCCGCCTACTTCAAGCTGTTCGACCGCTCGGCGACGGCTTCGCCGCTGGGCTCGGGCGACAAGCTGCGCCTCGCGGCCGACATCGACTTGTCGGCATTCGCGTGGACGCCGCTGCAGCAGTTCGACGGCGAGCTCGCCGGCGACGGCCACCGGCTGATCGGCCTTCGCGCCGACGGCGGCTCCGGCGATGCGGCGCTCGTGCTCGTCAACCGCGGCCTCCTCTCCGACATCAAGCTTGCCGGCGCGAGCGTGAAAGCCGGCCGCCATGCCGGCCTCCTCGCCGCTGTCAACGCAGCCGGCGGCGAGATCCGCGGCGCGGCCGCGGACGGCACCGTCAGCGGCCGCGCGAGCGCAGGCCTCATCGCGGGCGTCAACCGCGGGCTCATCGCCGAGTCCGGCTCGGCCGGCCTCGCGCGGAGCGAAGCAAGCGCCGGCGGCCTCGTCGGCACCAACGCCGAAGGCGGCGCCATCGAGCGCTCGTACAGCTCGGCGAACGCCGCGGCAAGCGGCTCCGAAGCCGCAGCCGGCGGCGCCGCCGGCCGCAACGACGGCCGCATCGCCGACACGCTGGCGTCCGGCCGGACGACGGCGGACGGCGCGGAGCGCGCATGGGCGGGCGGCATCGCCGGCCATAGCGCGGGCGCGATCGAGCGCGCCGTAGCAGGCGGCGAAGCGGTCGCCTCGATTGGCGGCGCGCTCGTGCCGGCCCGCAGCTACTTCGGCGGCATCGCCGGCCAGCTCGCGGACGGCGGCAGCATCGCCGGAGCCTCGTTCGCCAAGCCGATGGTCAAGCGCGGCGTCGCTTACTACGATGCCGCAGGCTCGATCCGCACGGAGGGCGGACTGGACGGCGCCACGCTGACGTCCGGCGCGCTTCCGTCCGGCCTGTCCGGCAGCGTATGGCGCGCGGCGGCCGGGTTCTACCCGGCGCCTTCGGACAGCGGGCTTGCCCGCCTCGCCGCCGCAGCCGTCATGCCGGCGGACGGCGATACGATCAATCGCCTGACGGCAGGCTTCGGCCTCAGCCGGGCGGACGGCCTCCTGTGGAGCGCCGATGCCTCGCTCGTCCGGCTCCAGGACGGCTCCGGCCGCATGCTGGCCGGCGGCAGCGCCGAGCTGAAGGCCGAGCTGGGCGGCTTCTCCCGCTCGCTCGTCCTGAACGCGCCGGAGCTGCGCTGGCCGGAAGCGGCCGCCGCACCGCGCGTCGTGTCGGGCGATCGGGAATTCAAGGAACAGGTCGAGATCGTCCTGTCCGCCGAACCGGGAGCAACGATCCGCTACACGCTCGACGGCAGCGAGCCGAGCGAGCGCTCGGCCGTCTACTCGTCGCCGATCGGGCTCAAGCAGACGACGACGCTGAAGGCGATCGCTGTCGTGCTCGGCAAGGAGCATAGCCCGGCGATGAGCGGCGAGTGGAAGCTTCTGCCGCCGCCGTCCCCGTCCCCGACGCCGTCCCCATCCGGCGGAGGAGGGTTCTTCTTCCCGGCCATGCCGAGCCCGTCCCCGACGCCCGAACCTCCTCCTGCGGTCGCGTCGAACATCGGCAAGCCCGCTCTAGGCGGCGAGCAGCCTTCCGCCGTGCGCGCGCCGCGCGGCAGCATCCTGCGCCTGACCGCTCCGGAGGGCAAGTGGATCCGCTATACGACCGACGGCAGCGACCCGACGGAGTCCAGCCCTCGCTTCACCGGCGAGCTGGTGCTCCAGCGCTCCATGACGGTAAAAGTGCTCGTCGAAGGCGACAAGCGCGTCGTGACGTACACGTTCGACGTCGGCGCCGCTCTGTACAGCCTGCGGAAGGATGCGCCGACGGTGCGCTACGCTTCCGGCTACGACGACGGCACGTTCAAGCCGGACGCCGCGATGAGCCGCTACGAGCTGATCGAGGCGCTCGCGCCGCTGCTTGACCGCGAGGAGGGAGAGCTTTACAACGCCTTCCCGGACAAGTCGGGCCGCAGCGAGCCGCTCGTCGCCTTCTTCGCCTCCGCCGGCATCGTCGGCGGGTATCCGGACGGAACGTTCGGCGGCGATCGCGGCCTGACGCGCGCGGAGTTCGCCGTCATCGCCGCGCGGGCGCTCAAGCTCGACGTCGACGGCGACGGCATGCCGAAGCAGAAGGATGCGCGCAAGCACTGGGCGGCCGGCTTCATCGCGGCCCTGTCGGACGCCGGCCTCATCCAAGGCTTCCCGGACGGCAGCTTCCGCCCGAACAGCCCGCTCACGCGGGCGCAGGCGGTCACGCTGCTGAACCGGATGGCCGGCACGATCCAAGGATCGCCGGCGGAGCCGCGCTACGCGGACCTGCCGCCGAGCCACTGGGCGTACGCCGCCGTCATGGCGGCCGCCCGCGACTAG